One window of Dysidea avara chromosome 11, odDysAvar1.4, whole genome shotgun sequence genomic DNA carries:
- the LOC136238515 gene encoding uncharacterized protein, producing MSRLLILAVILAVTCAMEFNYNYKPGMWRHLAKKHLHHHLERRQASPNCVRALKEYQNPYFQGCLAVLGKFSSDDITNDDLDGYCTNRCNSEIISVSNDLSLYCDGGGSPPDNHEIDILRFLCLRNVNDDYCQIALEKLANDKSAPDFSKCDTSAFPCTDACKAVIRYINYKLGCCFASAVQYSILHFNDTIGFFEKCGSEYIPPC from the exons ATGAGTAGGCTTTTGATATTGGCTGTCATCCTTGCAGTAACATGTGCCATGGAGTTCAATTACAACTACAAGCCAGGAATGTGGCGCCACCTCGCGAAAAAACATCTTCATCATCACTTAGAGCGCCGCCAAGCATCACCGAATTGTGTAAGAGCACTGAAAGAATACCAAAATCCTTACTTTCAAGGATGCCTGGCCGTTCTGGGTAAGTTTAGTTCAGATGATATCACAAATGATGATCTGGATGGCTACTGCACGAATAGATGTAACTCTGAAATAATCAGCGTTTCAAATGACCTTTCTTTGTATTGTGATGGTGGTGGA AGCCCTCCAGACAATCATGAAATAGATATTTTGAGGTTTTTGTGCCTAAGGAATGTCAATGATGATTATTGTCAAATAGCATTAGAGAAGTTAGCAAATGACAAATCTGCTCCTGATTTTAGC AAATGTGACACTTCTGCTTTTCCATGTACTGACGCCTGTAAAGCG GTGATACGGTACATAAACTACAAGCTTGGATGTTGTTTTGCCAGTGCAGTACAGTATAGCAT TTTGCATTTTAATGATACCATTGGCTTCTTTGAAAAGTGTGGATCTGAGTATATTCCACCTTGCTA G